In Sodalis ligni, a single genomic region encodes these proteins:
- a CDS encoding energy transducer TonB family protein: MSFHLAQSSEPGQAGPSANGSGNGRQRATRVAAWALAVAAAGGLAWLVWQWAHDMSGVTRQVPKIPMIIPLPPPPPPPPPPKEKPPEPEKQVEPKPEPELKPTEQPKPQQKAPTPADDLAKPMQMNSDAQAGNDAFNIGAGSGGGMSGSGGGGGLGNATYGQYLSQAFQRALSLDESIRLLSYRMEVNVWLNEAGQVTRAELVKSSGDGDTDAKVIAALRRVAALEYKPPKSLSLPVRMSLQGRRPN; this comes from the coding sequence ATGTCGTTTCATTTAGCGCAATCAAGTGAACCGGGACAAGCCGGGCCATCAGCCAACGGTTCCGGCAACGGCCGCCAGCGCGCGACGCGTGTTGCCGCCTGGGCGCTGGCGGTGGCGGCGGCGGGCGGCCTGGCGTGGCTGGTCTGGCAGTGGGCTCATGATATGAGCGGGGTGACCCGCCAGGTGCCCAAAATCCCGATGATTATTCCATTGCCGCCGCCGCCCCCCCCGCCGCCGCCGCCGAAGGAAAAACCGCCGGAACCTGAAAAACAGGTGGAGCCCAAACCCGAGCCGGAGCTGAAGCCCACCGAACAGCCCAAACCGCAGCAGAAGGCGCCGACGCCCGCCGATGATTTGGCCAAGCCGATGCAGATGAACAGCGACGCGCAGGCCGGCAACGACGCCTTTAATATCGGCGCCGGTTCCGGCGGCGGTATGTCCGGCAGCGGTGGCGGAGGGGGACTCGGCAACGCCACCTACGGCCAGTATCTCTCTCAGGCGTTCCAGCGGGCGCTAAGCCTGGACGAGAGCATTCGCTTACTGAGTTATCGCATGGAGGTGAATGTATGGCTGAACGAGGCCGGGCAGGTCACCCGGGCGGAATTGGTCAAATCCAGCGGCGACGGCGATACCGACGCTAAGGTGATTGCCGCGTTGCGCAGAGTGGCGGCGCTGGAATACAAACCGCCGAAATCATTGTCTTTGCCGGTACGGATGTCTTTACAGGGACGGCGCCCTAACTGA
- a CDS encoding ExbD/TolR family protein, giving the protein MATIRGSMEDDDTDGPVDGINVTPLVDVLMVVLVMFILTATAQIAGIQVNLPKASSSVSLSKVKTKAISINNGGQVFLDAYPVTLPELEDRLRTEKALNPDFPVIVRGDAGVQYQKVVEVLDLLRRLDLSQVGLVTGKPR; this is encoded by the coding sequence ATGGCGACCATAAGAGGTTCCATGGAAGACGACGATACCGACGGACCGGTTGACGGTATTAACGTAACGCCGCTGGTGGATGTGCTGATGGTGGTGCTGGTGATGTTTATCCTCACCGCCACCGCGCAGATCGCCGGAATCCAGGTGAACCTGCCCAAGGCCAGTTCGTCGGTTTCCCTGTCGAAAGTGAAGACTAAGGCGATTTCCATTAACAACGGCGGACAGGTGTTCCTGGATGCCTATCCGGTGACGCTGCCGGAACTGGAGGATCGCTTGCGGACGGAAAAGGCGTTAAATCCGGACTTTCCGGTGATTGTGCGCGGCGATGCCGGCGTGCAGTACCAGAAAGTGGTTGAAGTGCTCGATCTATTGCGGCGTCTCGACCTGTCGCAGGTGGGGCTGGTTACGGGCAAACCCCGTTAA
- a CDS encoding DUF2341 domain-containing protein — MQRLFLLLLVCLSVLAPVTAQAWWQPDWNYRKQITIDTTPTGGAFTERVGRVPVLIRLHTGNFTFDGTQDNGADLRFVTADDKTVLNYQIESFDPLMGVAYIWVDVPSVEAGQRQSLWMYYGNSKAPSTVNGQLTFDPDYTLVYHFDNEAGAAPRDTTAYANNAQTPVIGVTDGVVGRAGQFTGGAPILLPASPSLAIPASGSFTFSAWVRADQPTGEQLIYARRDSGNSLLIGLNQGVPFVEVNGQRSAPAQPLSPGQWQHLAVTASADQLVLYINGHQASTLAASLPPLSTVAAIGGDIPGYAAAPAAPDTAAPATPPAAAPAAAASAFIGAIDEVRLSKVARPAALLLADAMAQGAESPLVAYGADEKQSGFGFGGLGFLLHAVPADAWVIIAILLFMMVQTWFIMIRKNRSVSRIERGNVEFRAEFAKVGTQLELLADDITLISRLQYSSLWRIYKVAVDELRLRRNGQGSALTYVSNSTIEAIRAAMDTVRTAENRRLSHRLGILSNAIAGGPYIGLLGTVLGIMVVFLGTAMAGDVNINAVAPGMAAALLATAMGLFVAIPALFGYNRLIARNRNVSSDMRVFLDEFVTRLAELHDTGKKKGNVENPSVSAPSVHIAG, encoded by the coding sequence ATGCAACGCTTATTCTTGTTATTACTGGTTTGCCTGAGCGTACTTGCGCCCGTCACGGCGCAGGCCTGGTGGCAGCCGGACTGGAACTACCGCAAGCAGATTACCATCGATACCACTCCCACCGGCGGCGCGTTTACCGAACGGGTGGGGAGGGTGCCGGTGCTGATTCGCCTGCACACCGGCAATTTCACCTTTGATGGCACCCAGGATAACGGCGCTGACCTGCGATTCGTCACCGCCGACGACAAAACGGTGCTTAATTATCAGATAGAGAGCTTCGATCCGCTGATGGGCGTGGCCTATATCTGGGTAGACGTGCCGTCCGTGGAAGCAGGACAGCGCCAATCTCTGTGGATGTACTACGGCAACAGCAAAGCGCCGTCCACCGTCAACGGACAACTGACGTTCGATCCGGACTACACCCTGGTGTATCACTTCGACAACGAAGCCGGCGCCGCGCCGCGGGACACTACCGCCTATGCCAATAATGCACAGACCCCGGTTATCGGCGTCACCGATGGCGTAGTGGGCCGCGCCGGACAATTTACCGGCGGCGCGCCAATCCTGTTGCCCGCCAGCCCCTCGCTGGCCATACCGGCCTCGGGGTCGTTTACCTTCAGCGCCTGGGTACGCGCCGACCAGCCTACCGGCGAACAGCTGATTTATGCCCGCCGGGATTCCGGCAACTCACTGTTGATCGGCCTGAACCAGGGTGTGCCCTTCGTTGAAGTCAACGGCCAGCGCAGCGCGCCGGCCCAGCCGCTGTCGCCGGGACAGTGGCAGCATCTGGCGGTCACCGCCAGCGCCGATCAGCTGGTGCTGTATATCAATGGCCATCAGGCCAGTACCCTGGCGGCTTCCCTGCCGCCCCTGAGCACCGTGGCGGCCATCGGCGGGGATATCCCCGGCTATGCCGCCGCGCCCGCCGCTCCTGATACCGCCGCCCCGGCCACGCCGCCCGCCGCAGCGCCGGCTGCCGCCGCCTCGGCATTTATCGGCGCCATTGATGAAGTACGTCTGTCGAAAGTCGCCCGTCCGGCGGCGTTATTACTGGCGGACGCCATGGCGCAAGGGGCTGAATCGCCGCTAGTGGCCTACGGCGCCGACGAAAAGCAGTCCGGTTTCGGTTTCGGCGGCCTGGGCTTCCTGCTGCATGCGGTACCGGCCGACGCCTGGGTGATTATCGCCATCCTGCTGTTCATGATGGTTCAAACCTGGTTCATCATGATCCGCAAGAATCGCAGCGTGTCGCGTATCGAGCGGGGCAATGTCGAATTTCGCGCAGAGTTCGCCAAGGTCGGTACCCAGCTTGAACTGCTGGCGGACGACATCACGTTGATATCACGGCTGCAATACTCCTCGCTCTGGCGCATCTACAAGGTCGCCGTGGACGAACTGCGCTTACGGCGCAACGGTCAGGGTTCGGCGCTCACCTATGTCTCCAACTCCACAATCGAGGCCATCCGCGCCGCAATGGACACCGTGCGCACCGCGGAAAACCGCCGGCTGTCCCATCGGCTCGGCATTTTATCCAATGCCATCGCCGGCGGTCCTTATATAGGCCTGTTAGGCACGGTACTGGGCATCATGGTGGTGTTCCTGGGCACCGCCATGGCGGGGGACGTCAATATCAACGCGGTGGCGCCGGGTATGGCCGCAGCGCTGCTGGCTACCGCCATGGGCCTGTTTGTCGCCATCCCCGCGCTGTTCGGCTACAACCGCCTGATTGCCCGCAACAGAAACGTCAGCTCGGATATGCGGGTCTTCCTTGACGAGTTCGTTACCCGTCTGGCGGAACTGCACGACACCGGTAAAAAGAAAGGCAACGTGGAAAATCCTTCCGTCAGCGCGCCCAGCGTTCATATCGCAGGTTAA